A window of the bacterium genome harbors these coding sequences:
- a CDS encoding helix-turn-helix domain-containing protein — protein sequence DVRSIRKLLSEGIKQKKIAKKFKISEMQITRIKRHDNWKDV from the coding sequence GGATGTTCGTTCGATCCGTAAATTGCTGAGTGAAGGCATTAAACAGAAAAAAATTGCCAAAAAATTCAAAATCAGTGAAATGCAAATTACGCGGATCAAAAGGCACGATAATTGGAAGGATGTATAG